A stretch of DNA from Anopheles nili chromosome 2, idAnoNiliSN_F5_01, whole genome shotgun sequence:
GCGGAAGAAAACGACTTGTATGCTAGCAGAGTGCGGGCAGATGTGAATaaggatggaaaaacaattttccgaaCGATTGTAAGCAAACCCGTCAGCAGCGACGGATTTTACCATTTATACATTATTCTTCGCAATGATGCACAACATACAATGTCGAGGGAGCAAcgtagcaaacgagagcgagggtgtttttttggttgttttccaTTCATACCAATGGTTCACAATGGCGGTGGAGAGAAGAACATTGATTTCGCTTGCACCAGgtacaaacaaacgaaacatgaTTAACAGACACATAGCGAACGGTTGAGTTTTAGCTCAGTTTTAGGTTGCGAACGATTTGCTTGTGTGCTCGGACAAATGTACCGTTTTTCGCTGTAACACAGATGCCTTGCCACAAAAGCTGAAGCTGTTTAGTAATTCgggaaaatcaaaaatcaacatcaaatcaatcaaatcacaTCGACCAAATCATCACGCATTACATTTTATCCTGAGCGCCTTACCGCAGGCGAAACGTTTGAAGCGCGAAACGAGCAGAGAGAACTCATAATTCCAAAACACGCCAAAGCAAATGCCTCAAGCAATCACACCGAATTGTCGATATTAGCAAGGGACTAGACTATTCTACATCGGACGAACCGGCCGGGCCGTAACGTAAGGTTTTAACTGCGTATTCATCGAATGCTTGGAAGTGGTTTATCAAGTTGAAACGCATAATCATCAACACTAGACTAGCGAGGCGTTGAACCAGTAGCAGTCAGATTGAGTTAACTTGCGGTCATACCTCGTAGCTTTCGCTAGATACGGTTGCTCTTGATTAGCtaacaaaaacgaacaagTATTCTCCTAACCAATTTCAATGTGTCATAGCTTTCTTCGATAGGGCACGTGGATTTAACCAATCGTTCAGTTGCTAGTTATTCGGTAGATTTAATTCCGCTCATAGTTCATGCCGCGCACTTTTGCCGCTTAGCTggtacatgtttttttttcggcaatGACGAGACCTGTATTGTTCCAACCATGAGCGCGGGACATGGTTTTTCAGTACGCCAAAACATTAGGCCAGCTGTGTGGGATATTCAAAAGCCGAGCAGTAACGGAAATTAACGACAACTTTAAGCAATTTCATGGAAGTCAAATCGAGCCCACGGCGCGATGCACGTTTTGCAGCATTCGATTAACAAACGCcaacaaaacagaacaaaaccACAAGGAGTGAGTTGCGAAAAGTAAAAgtagcgaaagcaaaacataacATTTGCAACAAGTCATAAAAATTAGATTTGATAACATTATGggataaaacaacaaataaacaatgaaaacgaaataaatccCCGTTGTATCAGTACCAAGGTGTGGCGGAGCACTTTACGGCCTCTTTCCTTTGCCACTTTCGGAACaattgaaaaacgaaaacgacaatgttttattttatatccactttttttttcgtcactcTGAATTCACCTTCTTCATCccagttttattttactttcgttcAATCTGCTtatcttctgttttttttgtttcatttttaaaataactaTAATTGATTCGTCGTCATTCTTgcttgcctcttttttttgttacgttttCGATttagggttttcttttttgtatatCACACATTTCTCTCATTTTTGCGCAAACCTGCCACATCttcgcctctctctctctctctctctctctctctctcaatctaTGTCCTACGAGCTTAATTACTGTCTTATCTACTCTCGCGTTCGGCTCTTTTCCTAGTGCATCACGGCATTTCAGGTGCGTCAGAGAAGGTAACATGACGGGACGGCAACAGCCTGCTTCTCTTACATAGCCTACTCCGTCCGTGTCGGCATGCGGTGTTCCgttcatacacacacacacacacacgctaccTCCGTGGCCTTCGGGTGTGACTATGTTTCTCCATCGTTCTACGAACTCTTCTGCTTCCTTCTGCTGCTAGGAAATACTACTTTTCAGGACAACGGCACCGTCCTTGCTTGTTCTACTGCCCTCTCAATCTGTGGTATCGTAACTGTCGGATCCACTTGAGTGGTGCGTGCCTCAAAATCACGAAGTGATGAGAAGGACTTTCCAACCTTACCCATTATTACCGTTTTCCACGGCCCTTTTGACTTGACCATTTGCCTTGCGTATGTCTTTTATACTTTCCTCTCACCACGCGGTCGCGATTCACACTATTTTTCTTTGCGCCTATCGTCCATTAggtttttacttctttttgttgctccaaAATTACACCTAATCTTCAtcttcccctccccccccccctcccagaTCCCTCCCGATTAAAGTAACTTACGCTAAGTTTAATAGTAGTTCACTCGTTCCTCATTATGAATCTCGTTGCTTTGTGTTGTAGGGTGAGAGTTGCCGTGTTTGCTTTGCACAATTCTAGGTTTGTAATGTCGAATGTATATCTCGCCGCGTGTGGCCATACGTGTTTTGCGCGGTTCCCAGTTTCTTACACAGTTACACTAATGTAGttaccgaaataaaaaaaaaaggagaaacaaaaaaaagagtaatgCTTAAAGTATTAAACCAGTTCGCCAGTTATTCACTGCCTCATTGCTCAGCTATCGTGTGTCCGCCCGCCCGTCCTACTCTATTATTATATTGTTTGTCTTGCGTCTTGCGCTACATATCTTACTTGCTACGGTAGCGCTTAGTTGCTAGTGGGCTTACAGAACTAATCATCCCGTACCCTCGGAACATGGAATCcccgcacgcacgcatgcacgcatCTCATCAATCCGTCCCATCCAatctaaacacacacacccgcacaaaTCTCCGTAAAGGAACACTACCGGCCGAGTTGGCAAACGGAGACGTAGGACAACATTCGAATCACTACAGAAAGGAAACTCAATCACCAACGCAGGGTGGAGCTTCGCGGTGAAATTCTTTCGCCTGGTACATGCTCTCTTTGTACCTTTGCgatacaaacgaaaaaaaaacaacttgtAGCACACGAGCCTTtccgatgggggaaaaaatagtCCCATTGCTATAGAGCGGACCAGCAAGCGAAAGAGCCAGGTCCACAAGCgtgcaagcaacaacaaaaaataaaccacgaaGGAATACCGGCCAACGTTCCTTTTCCATATCCGTCTTTTAGTTTCTTTTAGGAGCCGTTCCAAAGACAGCGGTAGCGTTTGGCTTTAATTAGTTTAATTGCTACAttcgcgttctctctctctcttctcgtaCGTGGGCGTAAGTGACGAATTATAGATCTCTGATACTTGGAACATTTGGCCACAGCTGGTTTTCTGCTCATCCTCGCCTTGGGTGagtttgtttgctcttgaaGGAACCGTAGGAGTATGGATAGGTGCATTCGTTGCGGTTTTCCCTAGTTAAGTTCACAAACCATGACCCTCACGCATTCGCGAAACATACACGCCTCATCATACATACATGCATACTTAAATAAACATACGCCCTCACTCACCACAACTGCGCCCTACCAAAGTGTCCCTTTTGCAGGAACGCTGGTTCTTTCTCTCGTCTGGCGTCAGCCGCATTCGGTTTCATCCTGTCGGTGCGAAGTGTCCGAATTTTGCTACAACCGCCATCATACCACACGCTCGCTAATATTACCGCAACTACGTTGCAGTAGAAAGGAATTCACAATGTTCCAAATATATTTAACGCCTTCTTGCTCCTTCCAGCTACACGTTTTGCATGAGTCTTTCGATGTACCGACGGAGCAGGCAGACAGTACCGTACGTCCAAGATCCTTTCTTTTGTCTCGTGCCTTCGCGCCTTAGCAAACCTCGTTCACACTCTGAACCATCGCTTCGCTTTCCTGCCGTTTTCTACCACCTTCCGTTGGCGGATGTCCTCTGGTCGAAACGAAAGACGCTGACGGGCAATACTAGACAGCAACACAGCGGAAACACTAGAACAAAATGCTCACTTGTCCCTTTCCTGAGATGCgtatggtgatgatgatggacaAATGACATTCAGTCCGTAGCTGGCCGACCggttttttcccccgtgcCGGACCGGTGTTTCCTAAGTTTCCTTGTgactttcgcttcattttcttacAACCTATTAGTTTACGCTTTCCTCATAATCATCTCAACGTTCTCGTTCTCATTTGCCAGCTACAATTGTCTTCCACTGGCTTCAGTGCAATTCTattcgttccgtttttatCACCTTCCAGCATTCGCCACAAACTGTTCTCCTAATCAAACGAAAGCAGAAGATGTACTTCGTAGCAAACGGTCCCCCTTTGGTGAcgacgatttatttttgtttcacattccCGAAAACAGACATTTTAAACGGTCCTGTAATTCTCTACCGCACTAACTCTTGTTCGCCATTTCTCGCGATCACGCTCTCGCACACACCTACCGCATGCGTAATCATTTTCGTGACTCATTCATActtctatatatatatatgtatatatttactAATAATCAGCCATTAATTTTTGCGTTCCTTGTACCTAGCATCTTCTCTTCACGGGCTACGATTATTTTACTATTCTCTTCTCCCACGTTGGGGAAATGGGAAGAATTTTCCCATCATTGTGCGTTAAtcaatataatataataaatatatctTTTATTCCTGCGCCTTTATCACCTCAACTTCCTGCCTAATTTGATAAACTCTCAAAAATCGGCTGTATTCCTTGTCGTATCACGACATCTTATCGTTTAATGACGTGCGTCCTTGTGGTAGCAGCACCATTAAACAGAAGTAACGCAATTGTCGTTCATTTggttgccattttcttttctatgTCTCAACAATTAGTCATCATTTTCCGCCCTGTGAGgtgtaatacatttttatGCAATCGCTCTCTTGTTTTCGAATAGGATGAAAATATTAGTTTTAAGTGTTGCAGCATATAACAAAACGCTCTGCATACGCCTGATACATCGTTTGTTCGCACCGAAGAAAATAGCCACATACAGcagtttgttttgtctttttttttcttcgtgaaGCCTGATCCGTCTGTTCCTGTTTCCTTGCATATCGCCAAATATTCGCATACTATTTTTCCTACGCCAAAAAGGGGTGCACAAATAGAGGATCCTGCGTGCTTACAAATTTCCAGAAACTCAAACATAGATGCGCATCTTTTCGTGTTGCGCAGATTCCCCCTTTCATTGCTAAATCCGTTTTCTTCGCATCGAAATTATTCAACCGATGGGCGGGTGCAGCTGACAGCCCCTCTCACGGTGTTTCTCTTGTCGCTCTGCCATTCTACAGCCATGCCGATCGCATTCTCATAGGTCACATAtaaaaaggggaaaacggTACGTGGCTGTTTACGCCCCAGGGCAATGTGCAATTAAAGCTAGGGAGTCGCTTTTCAAATCGCCACTAACAAACTGGCCTTCTCTCGATTCTTCAGAGAAGCTGCAATCGGTCAGATAAACTTTtgtattcttttcttttctatatGAACCTTAGCTCTCCGATTTTCTGGATTACCAAGTGCAGAGGGGccttttcatttcgtttgttcAATGCACTCTTCCACCAAACTTCAAACCGGCCACAATTTTGCACTTCGAACCACTTGCGGGAATAAGCACAAATGGACAGATAATTGTGAAGGCAGAAACAGACTTATTCTCAGCGACTATACCAACACATCGCGGATACAACCAACAGTAAAGGAACAAAACGCAACGGAACGGTTTGTTATTTGTGCCGTGAATGGTGAACAAAAACCATTGTTTTGAACACAAACCAGCCCTACATATGGAGTATCTCCTCTGAATACGCCACTAAAATCCAAACGACACCATCTGAAAATCGAACTCAAATAAAGAAACAGGAATGATCGAAACCATTCataaataaatgttatttttactcCGCTCCGTAGGTGATGTTGATGGGCTTGATTCGGCGTTCGCACCGTTTCCTGTGCACATGACGATAGTGTCGGAAGATGCATCATTCGGTTTGTGCTGAACGTCTCCGCCTTTGCCGGTGATATCCATCACCGTCTCTGTCAACGGATGCATGATCGGTAATTCCGATAATCGTATTTTCGCAGCTGTAACCATCGACGGCTCgtgctcgtcgtcgtcttgATAGCTCAGTTTATGCTTTAGGATGTGTCGTTTACGGCATGCCCCACCGGCTTCGCAAGAGCCAATCTCTTCGCCGTCCTTTATTACCTTATCGGTTACCACTTGACCTAACATGAAGGATGGAGAATCAAGCCGAATAGATGGTTCTGTATCTACCACCATTGACTCTGCTACCGTCGTAACTACTTGCTGTACAACAGCCACGTTATTCATGCCACTCGAATTGGTAACCTCCCCGTCAGTACTTCCATTGCTGTTGATATAGAATTCATTGCTTTGCGTTTTAGTGATCATCGGCAACAAAAGCGTTGACGATGGCGATGCGTATCCACCACCCGCAgttgacgatgatgaggacgGAGACAGACCAACGGTGGCGATCCGATGGGAATGATTAATAGTGCTCAAGTTATCGTTGGCACCACCGTTACTACTACCGAAGGATGATGATGTCGACAACAACATGGCGGATGGTACGGGCGAGGCTAGAGTTGCAATTGTACTCGTTGCGCCCACAGTCGCAGCGATCGTACGCACAGTCGTTTCGCATTCGACCCCACCACCGGGTAAAGCTGAATTTGATGGAATGCTACTAGTGCCAAGATTGGACGTTATCGCGGTATTGCTCATGGCTGACAAAGATTGCTTACGTGCGGGTGGGGCTCTGTTTTCCCCTACAGTCTCTTGCAGCTTGCTTACGACCTGTGCCTTCGGTGTCTTGAAGCCGGTAACTTGCTGCTGACACGCTGTCGAAGTAGCTGCCGATGTCAACGCAAAAGAATGCTGGTGACGATAGTTAGccggctgttgttgctgagcAACCgtcgctgccgctgctgcaacCGCTGCCGCTATAGCGGTTGCTGCTGTCACATGTGTCGATGGTGGTTGCTGCGATTGGAAGGTTGTCGAACTCAACGGATGTCGTTGATGTTGGCTACCTAAAAGAATGTTGCCACTTTTACCTCCACCTATGCCATTTGAATGTGCCATCAGGACCTGAGACGATTGGACCGCCGATGCTGTTGGGTGTCGCTGCATACTTTGCCCATTGAGACTTgcggcagctgcagcagctgcggcCACTATCGCAGCAACCGTGGATGTATTCGTAGTGGAGCTACTTTTCGCAAGCAACAATGATCCTACACTATTCGAAGTgcctgctggtgttgttgacAGGCTGTCGATGACGGTAGAAGACAACAAACTCCCAGGAACGGGAGGTGCAGGCGGATTTGGCATCAAGCAAAAATTGCTGTTGGTACTATTGCTAGCAATTGCAGAGGATGGCGGAGAAACGATGTTTATGAGACTATTGTTATAAATTTTCGTATTATTGTTGCTGGTGTGAGTGTTATTATTGTTTCGGGCATTAGACTTCACGCAggtgttgatgatgctgctgctggtcggaTAGTTTTTCAATAGTTCTCATTGCGTTTGGAATTGAGGCATCGTTGCATACATCACTGGCTGTTGGGATGATGCAGCAGCCGCTGCGGCCGCCGCTGCCGCAGCTGCACCATTGGTTGCTACTGTCGGTACTGTTTGCATACCCCAGCCCGTTGCTGCCATATTTGGTTGCATCATTCGATAGCCTGAAATgagcggagaaaaaaatcttataTTATTGCATTTGATCACATCAGATCACAAAATatcgtattattttttaaaacgTTGATGTTTCTTttagataaaaaaaggaattgtAGTTCGACGATTATTTTGTATCTCCACTTTATAGTTACGCATGTTGGTATAGACTTCAAAAATGTATACTATATCTGCTAATATCATAAAAACATAGATAAAATTATAAACACTTACAAATtacaaaagcagcaacagaaaCAGGATATGGATGTTTTATAAATGTGAGCATacgatttgaaataaaaattcacaaCTTTTCCGGATTTGGTCAACAAAATTTTTAGGGGACAAACACCCAATAAACGTACCAACTGGAAGCTTACATACCTGCAGTGCTAGATTGTTGCGGAGCCGCAGGAGCATATGCCGTAGGATAGGTGTAATATCCTTGCTGCATGTATTGAGTCTGTATCTGAGGATATCCTCCctacaaaaaacaacaacagaaaatcATCAAAACTATCAATGGATTCAGATGCTCGACAAATTAACACCTACCGGAAACCAATATGCCATCTGCCCGTAAGCTGCTGCCGAGTAAGGATACTGGGCTCCGGCTGCAGCCGCTGCGGCTGTGGCTTGCGTGAGCTGTGGATTGGCACTGTGCTGCTGtgcaacggcagcagcggcCGCCGCAGCAGCCGCTGCATTCGGTTGCATTGGCTGCATCGGGCTGACGATGCCATTCATATTCATGCCGATCATACCGGACGCAGCCGCGGCAGCGATGGCGGACGCATTGATGCCGTTGCTGTTCACGTCTCCACCGTTCTCCTTGCCCCAGTGACACTTGACCGCATGTCCCTGCACGGCACTGCTGTTTGTGCCTTCGATGGCACGTGCCGCTGACTCTTTACTCGCGAACCGGATAAACGCGAAGCCCTTATCCTTGAACACTCGCGTATCGTGTATGTGTCCAAACTGCACGAAATGCTTCTGAATCAGTTCATCCGTAATTGTATTCGGCGGGAATCCTCCGCAGTAAACCGTCGTGTTAGTGGGGCTGGCATTGTTATAGATCTCCTCAAAACCAggggttttcccattttttatTCCTAAAAGAGCGACGAGTAGAAATGTAACGCGTACGTTTAAATGACTCAACAATATTAGAAGCTACATTTGACCATGCAATATTGTTACAAACCAGGAAACCCTATCCTATCCTACCTTTCGAATTTTCTCTTGGTGCCGGTGGCTTCCGAGTCGACCAGTTTGTGCGTATTGAGCGGGAACCTAGCCATTGACCATTCATCATAGCAATGGCATTTTCTGCTTCAGCTTTCTTCACGAATGACACAAACGCGTATCCCCTGGACTTGAGCGTCTGTGGATCGCGCACGATGCGACAGTTAGAAATTTCGCCGAACGGCGCGAATGCCTCCCGTAGCGTCTCCGTGTCGATTTCGGGACTAAGATCGCCCACGAAAATGTGATGATGCTGACTGGTGTCCGTTTTGGGCTGGTTGCCCGGGCTCGTCGCCCAATTGACCTTGATTTCCTTCTTCAGGAACAATCGCTTGTTCATAGCAGCCAGAGCCGTCTGGGCAGACTGATGGCTGGCGTACTCGATGAACGC
This window harbors:
- the LOC128731199 gene encoding nucleolysin TIAR, with the protein product MTEESNPKTLYVGSLDPSVTEELLCTLFSQMGTVKSCKIIRESTNDPYAFIEYASHQSAQTALAAMNKRLFLKKEIKVNWATSPGNQPKTDTSQHHHIFVGDLSPEIDTETLREAFAPFGEISNCRIVRDPQTLKSRGYAFVSFVKKAEAENAIAMMNGQWLGSRSIRTNWSTRKPPAPRENSKGIKNGKTPGFEEIYNNASPTNTTVYCGGFPPNTITDELIQKHFVQFGHIHDTRVFKDKGFAFIRFASKESAARAIEGTNSSAVQGHAVKCHWGKENGGDVNSNGINASAIAAAAASGMIGMNMNGIVSPMQPMQPNAAAAAAAAAAVAQQHSANPQLTQATAAAAAAGAQYPYSAAAYGQMAYWFPGGYPQIQTQYMQQGYYTYPTAYAPAAPQQSSTAGYRMMQPNMAATGWGMQTVPTVATNGAAAAAAAAAAAASSQQPVMYATMPQFQTQ